Genomic DNA from Comamonas resistens:
CGGGCTGGGTCACGCTTGACCCGCGCGTGCTGCAAGGGGACTTCCTCACCGCCACCTTCCAGCACGAGGCGCTTGGCCCACGCGGAACGCCAGAAGACACGACCGTCCTGTACCTGGTGACGCGCGGGCGCGGCCTCGCGCAGTCGCTGCTGCCGGCGATCCACCGCTTCGATCCGGCCGCACATCTGCCGCTGCCACCGACCTCATCGGAACAGGGACGCGAAGCCTCGGACAACAAGGAGGCCGGCCATGCGCAGTAACGGACTTCTGAAGTGGTTGCTGATTCCCGTCGTCCTGCTGGTGCTGTTCATTGCCATCCGGCTGTTCTCGGGTGGAGACTCGTCGGCGCCAGCCGCTGAAGATGCCAGTGCCCAACTCACGCCCGAGGAAATGAAGGCGCTGGGTATCGAAGGCGATACGCCCCGCGACACCGTGGCCACGCTCGTCGCCCAGGTAAAGCAGTTTCGCACCGAGCTTCAGGGCGCGCTCTCGGACAACAAGTCCCAGCGCGAGGAGAACCAGCGGCTGCGCCAGCGCGAGAACTCCATCGACCAGCGCATCAATTCAGCCCTCGAATCCGAACGTTCCAACCTGCGCCGCGACCAGCAGCTGGCGGCCAGCGATCGCCAGCAGACCGAGGGGCTTCTCTCCGATCTGCAGCGGCGTCTGGAGAGCATCGGCGGGCGCGGCGAAGGCCATGCTGATTTGCCTGTGGGCTTTGGACTGCGTGACGGCGACGAGGCAGGCATGGAAGGTGGCCTGCGCTGGGTCGAACCGGATGACGCGAAGCCTGCAGAGGGGCGCAATGCAAGTCGCGGAACGAAAAGCAGCCCGAGTTTCCCCACGAGTTTTGGTCCCGCGCAGAGCACGCAGAAAACGCCGGCCGAACCCGCGGAAAAAACGGGGGCAAACACCACGAACGCAAAGAGCGCCAAGCCCGTCTATACCGTGCCGACGAACTCGACGCTGATGGGATCTGTGGCTATGACGGCGCTGATCGGCCGCGTTCCGATCGACGGCACGGTCAACGATCCATACCCATTCAAAGTCCTCGTCGGCCCCGACAACCTCACCGCCAACGGGATCGATATTCCGGACGTTGCCGGTGCCGTGTTTTCCGGCACTGCATCGGACGACTGGACGCTCTCGTGCGTGCGCGGCCAGGTGCGCAGCATCACCTTCGTCTTCCACGACGGCACGATTCGCACGATCCCCGATGACAGCAATGGCAACCAGCAGAACAGCCAGCAGCAGAACGCTCAAGGTGGAGGCCTGGGTTGGATCAGCGATCCCTATGGCATCCCTTGCGTCGGCGGGGAGCGGCGCAGCAACGCCCAGCAATACCTCGGCTCGCAGGCCCTGATCACGGCCGCTGGTGCCGGCGTGGCCTCGTTGATCGACAGCGACAGCGGCCAGATGTCCTACGTGGGCGCCGATGGCTCCATCGGCAGCGTCGGCATCTCGGGCAACGAGGCCATGGGCCGCATCCTGGCGGGTGGCGTGCGCGACATGGCCGACTGGGCGAACAAGCTGTACGGAGAAGCCTTTGCCGCCATCTATGTCCAGCCCGGCGCGAAGGTCGCCGTCCACCTCGAAAAACCGCTCGCCATCGACTTCGATGCCGAAGGCCGCAAGGTCGATCACCGCGCAGGAGAAAGCCATGCCCTCGAACTTGACTAACCTGGCCCGGGGCCTGGCGCTGGCCGTTGCCGTCGCCGTACTCGGCGGCTGCGCCACCAGCAAGGACAAGCTGCTGCCGCACGGCGACAGCACGATGATGGACATCTGGCAGCAGAACGCTGGTGATGGCGGCGGTAGCACAGGCAAGGCCGCACGCAGGCAGTTGCTTGATGCACGCCAGAGTCTGCGCCGGCCGCTGACCGATGCCGATGTGCAGGCAGCGCCCGCGGAGCAAATGCGCTACACGCGCACGGCGCGCAACGAGGTCTATCGCCAATTCCAGCGCCTGCCCAATCCCGACCTGGTGATGTACGTGTACCCGCACCTGGCGGGCACGGATCCCGTGCCGGTTCCGGGCTACACCACGGTCTTCCCGCTGTACCAGCGCGTGCAGTACGCCATGCCAGGCGAGCGCTTGGAGGACTACTGATGCGCTGGAAGC
This window encodes:
- a CDS encoding TIGR03752 family integrating conjugative element protein; translated protein: MRSNGLLKWLLIPVVLLVLFIAIRLFSGGDSSAPAAEDASAQLTPEEMKALGIEGDTPRDTVATLVAQVKQFRTELQGALSDNKSQREENQRLRQRENSIDQRINSALESERSNLRRDQQLAASDRQQTEGLLSDLQRRLESIGGRGEGHADLPVGFGLRDGDEAGMEGGLRWVEPDDAKPAEGRNASRGTKSSPSFPTSFGPAQSTQKTPAEPAEKTGANTTNAKSAKPVYTVPTNSTLMGSVAMTALIGRVPIDGTVNDPYPFKVLVGPDNLTANGIDIPDVAGAVFSGTASDDWTLSCVRGQVRSITFVFHDGTIRTIPDDSNGNQQNSQQQNAQGGGLGWISDPYGIPCVGGERRSNAQQYLGSQALITAAGAGVASLIDSDSGQMSYVGADGSIGSVGISGNEAMGRILAGGVRDMADWANKLYGEAFAAIYVQPGAKVAVHLEKPLAIDFDAEGRKVDHRAGESHALELD
- a CDS encoding TIGR03751 family conjugal transfer lipoprotein; translated protein: MPSNLTNLARGLALAVAVAVLGGCATSKDKLLPHGDSTMMDIWQQNAGDGGGSTGKAARRQLLDARQSLRRPLTDADVQAAPAEQMRYTRTARNEVYRQFQRLPNPDLVMYVYPHLAGTDPVPVPGYTTVFPLYQRVQYAMPGERLEDY